From a single Paenibacillus phoenicis genomic region:
- a CDS encoding DUF2642 domain-containing protein, translating into MPMLTSYIGQHIELTISGRPQLDTGFLVDAGDDIVVIFRQERYYYIPTKHIHHFRVIPFPEKEHEGTLYENPLEWAAGESISFRKTLFNARGVFMEVYMTGVHTLSGYLTSVMNDYLVFYSTVFHTVYVPLDHVKLIMPYPANKPPFSLENERLGVKPTGLTLARTFEQQLKKMEGSLAVLDHGEAPDKFGIVQSVDRGLLYLVLADGESVIWNIQHIKSVHLP; encoded by the coding sequence ATGCCTATGCTAACTTCTTATATCGGACAACATATCGAACTCACCATTAGCGGCAGACCCCAATTAGACACAGGGTTCTTAGTTGATGCAGGGGATGATATTGTCGTCATCTTCAGACAGGAGCGCTATTACTACATTCCAACGAAGCACATTCATCACTTCCGGGTTATTCCATTTCCTGAGAAAGAACATGAGGGAACCTTGTATGAGAACCCGCTGGAATGGGCAGCGGGAGAGTCGATTTCCTTCCGGAAAACGTTGTTTAACGCCCGAGGCGTCTTTATGGAAGTTTATATGACGGGCGTTCATACGCTTAGCGGTTATCTGACCAGCGTCATGAACGATTACCTTGTATTCTATTCTACGGTTTTTCATACCGTGTATGTCCCATTGGACCACGTGAAGTTAATTATGCCTTATCCGGCCAACAAACCTCCCTTTTCTTTAGAAAATGAAAGACTGGGCGTCAAGCCCACCGGTCTGACATTGGCCCGAACGTTTGAGCAGCAACTTAAAAAGATGGAAGGGAGTTTGGCGGTTCTCGATCATGGGGAAGCGCCGGATAAATTCGGGATCGTTCAATCCGTTGATCGAGGTTTGCTTTACCTTGTTTTAGCTGACGGGGAATCGGTGATATGGAATATTCAGCATATTAAGTCTGTCCATTTGCCTTAA
- a CDS encoding arsenic transporter translates to MIELTAASLTILAFVLTTILILWRPRGLNEAFPSTIGAVIVLLSGTVNFSDLLHIGETVSGAAITIMATIIMALVLESFGFFHWAAEGLAYRSRGSGIRLFWYVNLMCFLMTLFFNNDGSILITTPILLLLLREFKLKNHQKIPYLLSGALVATASSAPIGVSNIVNLIALNMVGMNLYTHTMMMFVPAILGLIVLVGLLFLVFYRQLPKELPPRLRAHPLKAPRLSLESDDGLEQAAPYREPLKQDTKFMQKILLFVLIVRISLFVASYYGIPVELAAVLASCVLLGWRWYRLKIPPSDMLRKVPWHILVFAFSMYVIIFGLHNIGLTNFLISLVNPLIHDGMLNASLLMGGVMTLLSIFFNNHPALMIGTMTLTEMQLDPLTLKISYLASVIGSDIGALLLPIGTLASLIWFHLLRKHHVKITWDDYLKVTMIVIPPTLILTLVLLPLWVQWIL, encoded by the coding sequence TTGATAGAGCTTACAGCTGCAAGCTTAACGATTCTCGCATTTGTTCTAACCACCATCCTAATCTTGTGGCGCCCAAGGGGACTCAATGAAGCTTTCCCCTCCACGATCGGGGCTGTCATCGTCTTACTCAGCGGGACAGTGAACTTTTCCGATCTGCTTCATATCGGAGAGACCGTGAGCGGAGCGGCGATCACGATTATGGCGACGATTATTATGGCGCTTGTCTTGGAAAGCTTCGGTTTTTTTCATTGGGCAGCCGAGGGACTTGCTTACCGATCCAGGGGCTCCGGGATCCGCTTGTTTTGGTACGTGAACCTGATGTGTTTTTTAATGACGCTGTTCTTTAATAATGATGGCAGCATTCTCATTACGACACCGATATTACTGCTATTGCTAAGAGAATTTAAGTTGAAAAACCATCAGAAGATCCCTTATCTCTTATCCGGAGCTTTAGTGGCAACAGCCTCCAGCGCCCCGATCGGAGTCAGCAACATCGTGAACTTGATTGCACTTAATATGGTTGGGATGAACTTATATACGCACACGATGATGATGTTTGTCCCTGCAATTTTAGGGTTGATTGTGCTGGTAGGTTTACTATTTCTCGTATTCTATCGTCAATTGCCGAAAGAGCTGCCGCCCAGATTGAGGGCACATCCGTTAAAAGCACCGCGATTAAGCCTTGAATCCGATGATGGGTTGGAGCAGGCTGCGCCGTATCGCGAGCCCTTGAAACAAGATACGAAATTTATGCAAAAAATATTGCTATTCGTGCTCATCGTACGCATCAGTTTATTTGTTGCCTCTTACTACGGGATTCCCGTAGAGCTGGCTGCTGTACTTGCCTCTTGTGTATTGCTAGGGTGGAGATGGTACCGTTTGAAGATTCCGCCATCAGATATGCTTCGCAAGGTTCCGTGGCATATTTTGGTTTTCGCTTTCAGCATGTATGTTATCATTTTTGGGTTACACAACATCGGATTAACGAATTTTCTCATTTCGCTTGTAAATCCTCTGATCCACGACGGCATGCTGAACGCCAGCTTGCTCATGGGAGGAGTTATGACGTTACTCTCCATATTTTTCAATAATCACCCTGCTTTAATGATCGGAACGATGACGCTCACCGAAATGCAGCTGGACCCTCTGACGCTAAAGATCTCTTATCTGGCTAGTGTCATTGGCAGTGATATCGGTGCATTGTTATTGCCGATCGGGACGTTAGCTTCGTTGATCTGGTTCCATCTTCTTAGAAAACATCACGTCAAAATTACATGGGATGATTACTTGAAAGTGACGATGATCGTCATCCCGCCTACGCTGATCTTAACACTGGTCCTCTTGCCTTTGTGGGTACAATGGATCTTATAA
- a CDS encoding formate--tetrahydrofolate ligase, whose product MKPILEVAASCGIAEQHIELYGRYKGKIDASIREEFRNRPDGKLVLVTAMNPTPAGEGKTLTTIGLAQSLNAIGRTTIAALREPSLGPCFGMKGGATGSNKAQLLPSEDINLHFTGDLHAITSAHNLLAAMLDNHIFQGNALQIDTDRILWKRAMDMNDRSLRQIVVGLGEGNGSVHESGFMITTASEVMAVLCLSEDAQDLKDRLSRMVVARNMAGEPITAAQIGAVDAMTVLLKDAIKPNLVQTAEGTPAIVHGGPFANIAHGCSSVIGTKTALKLADIVVTEAGFGADLGAEKFFDIKCRQAGLKPDAAVLVVTVKALKYNGGASKTELDQPNMEALRAGLPNMKRHLENLRKFGVPVMVAINHFTSDTEDEIALVKEECARLGVKAELSDVWAKGSEGGREMALALLGMLEQETAQYTPLYPDDLDLKAKIETVVREIYRGEGIKLSAKAAAQIEELERQGFGRLPVCMAKTPYSFSDQANLLGAPEGFTVQVKDVTLSAGAGFVVVHTGKIVTMPGLPKHPAAERIHLGERGQVAGLL is encoded by the coding sequence ATGAAGCCGATATTGGAAGTAGCCGCATCGTGTGGAATTGCCGAACAACATATCGAATTGTATGGACGGTATAAGGGGAAAATAGATGCTAGCATCCGAGAAGAGTTTCGCAACCGGCCGGATGGAAAATTAGTGCTGGTGACCGCGATGAATCCGACGCCGGCTGGAGAAGGAAAAACGTTAACGACGATTGGACTAGCCCAATCGCTGAATGCCATCGGGCGGACAACCATTGCGGCGCTGCGGGAGCCGTCGCTTGGACCTTGCTTTGGCATGAAAGGCGGTGCAACCGGCAGCAATAAAGCGCAGCTGCTCCCTTCAGAGGATATCAACCTGCATTTTACCGGAGACCTGCATGCCATTACATCCGCGCATAATTTGCTGGCGGCGATGTTGGATAATCATATTTTTCAAGGGAATGCCCTGCAGATCGACACGGACCGGATCTTGTGGAAACGGGCCATGGACATGAATGACCGCAGCCTGCGGCAAATCGTCGTAGGACTAGGCGAAGGAAACGGGAGCGTGCACGAATCCGGATTTATGATCACAACGGCCTCCGAGGTCATGGCGGTGTTATGCCTCAGTGAGGATGCGCAGGATCTCAAGGACCGCTTGAGCCGGATGGTCGTGGCCCGGAACATGGCAGGCGAGCCGATCACCGCAGCGCAGATTGGCGCCGTGGATGCGATGACCGTCCTGCTGAAGGATGCGATCAAGCCCAATCTGGTGCAGACGGCGGAGGGAACGCCGGCAATCGTGCACGGCGGACCGTTTGCCAATATCGCCCACGGTTGCAGCAGCGTAATCGGTACGAAGACCGCTTTGAAGCTGGCGGATATCGTTGTGACAGAAGCGGGCTTTGGAGCTGACTTGGGCGCGGAGAAGTTCTTCGACATCAAATGCCGGCAGGCAGGTTTGAAGCCGGATGCAGCTGTATTGGTCGTCACGGTGAAGGCGTTGAAATACAACGGCGGAGCGTCTAAGACCGAGCTGGACCAGCCCAATATGGAAGCGCTGCGAGCCGGATTGCCCAACATGAAGCGGCATCTGGAGAACCTTCGCAAATTTGGGGTGCCGGTGATGGTCGCGATTAATCATTTTACCAGTGATACGGAAGATGAGATTGCGCTTGTGAAAGAGGAATGCGCCCGGTTGGGCGTTAAGGCAGAGCTGTCGGACGTTTGGGCGAAAGGCAGTGAAGGCGGCAGGGAGATGGCGTTGGCTCTGCTGGGCATGTTGGAGCAGGAGACCGCGCAATATACTCCGCTTTATCCCGATGATCTGGACCTCAAGGCCAAAATCGAGACGGTGGTTAGGGAAATTTACCGCGGCGAGGGCATCAAGCTAAGCGCCAAAGCGGCCGCCCAAATCGAGGAGCTGGAGCGGCAGGGCTTCGGCCGGCTGCCGGTCTGCATGGCGAAGACGCCGTATTCGTTCTCCGATCAGGCGAATCTGTTAGGCGCCCCTGAAGGATTTACCGTACAAGTCAAGGACGTTACCTTATCCGCAGGTGCCGGCTTTGTTGTCGTTCATACCGGTAAAATCGTCACCATGCCCGGGCTGCCAAAGCATCC